The proteins below are encoded in one region of Phaeodactylum tricornutum CCAP 1055/1 chromosome 3, complete sequence:
- the HSF1 gene encoding heat shock factor, DNA-binding (transcriptional activator of heat shock genes, located in cytosol/nucleus) produces MDYLSIEEHAAASAVAALGGNQENNKRSRDDSPDAAGGCHKLARVEDEQLVAAGGMGPPLPPAENVAQGAMLQPYPMFYYRDFSTESDPDALTPLTPPGRVPNFPAKMHSILSRPDLADVICWMPHGRSWRVLKPREFEIRVIPTYFEHAKFSSFIRQANGWGFRRITQGRDRNSYYHELFLRGLPHLCKQMKRPGVAQKQAADPEHEPDLYKVSEMYAVPEKAEDDSILLQCTLQGGPKARMPIYSGALNNSSLKDFKMPGVETASLTPRDQQALSAFQQSLGASESQFKSMSFSTTTPQATPLVLPQQSYMTPNAAPVNIRPNVATTEGTNNNMSALMAANQLAFSQPNMAAAFQASSAASQFAAGFAAATALSHQQFQTMLGQFGVAAQPTQVSVQQPMSIQQQPGEQQPPIQVQQQQSMIANTN; encoded by the coding sequence ATGGATTATTTgagtattgaagaacacgCGGCCGCCTCCGCCGTCGCAGCGCTTGGTGGCAACCAGGAGAACAACAAAAGGTCCCGGGACGACTCTCCCGATGCTGCCGGTGGTTGCCACAAGCTTGCCCGAGTTGAAGACGAGCAGCTCGTTGCTGCCGGAGGTATGGgtcctcctcttcctcctgCTGAAAATGTGGCACAAGGCGCCATGCTCCAGCCTTACCCGATGTTCTACTACCGAGACTTTTCTACTGAATCGGATCCGGACGCCTTGACCCCCTTGACTCCTCCGGGGCGTGTTCCGAACTTCCCTGCGAAGATGCATTCAATTCTCAGCCGTCCTGATCTTGCGGATGTGATCTGCTGGATGCCCCATGGCCGATCTTGGCGCGTTTTGAAGCCTCGGGAGTTTGAGATTCGTGTAATTCCCACTTATTTTGAACACGCCAAGTTCTCATCCTTCATTCGTCAGGCGAATGGATGGGGATTCCGTCGAATCACCCAAGGTCGTGATCGCAACTCTTACTACCACGAGTTGTTCCTCCGTGGACTTCCCCACCTCTGCAAGCAGATGAAGCGCCCAGGTGTTGCGCAAAAGCAAGCTGCCGATCCTGAGCACGAGCCTGATCTTTACAAAGTCTCCGAGATGTACGCGGTTCCCGAAAAAGCTGAGGATGACTCGATTCTTCTCCAGTGCACGCTTCAGGGAGGCCCGAAGGCCCGCATGCCCATCTACTCGGGCGCCCTGAACAACTCCTCTCTCAAGGATTTCAAGATGCCTGGTGTTGAAACTGCGTCGTTGACTCCTCGCGACCAGCAAGCACTTAGCGCGTTTCAACAGTCCCTCGGTGCATCCGAGAGTCAGTTCAAGTCTATGAGCTTTTCCACCACAACTCCTCAAGCCACCCCGCTTGTACTTCCGCAGCAGTCTTACATGACGCCGAATGCTGCCCCCGTCAATATTCGACCAAACGTGGCCACCACAGAAGGAACAAATAACAATATGTCAGCTCTCATGGCAGCTAATCAATTGGCTTTTTCTCAACCCAACATGGCCGCGGCCTTCCAAGCAAGTTCCGCTGCATCGCAGTTTGCAGCAGGATTCGCTGCGGCAACCGCTTTGAGTCATCAACAGTTCCAAACAATGCTAGGACAGTTTGGAGTAGCTGCCCAACCTACCCAAGTTTCGGTTCAACAACCGATGAGCATCCAGCAACAACCCGGGGAGCAACAGCCGCCCATTCAGgtgcagcaacagcaatcaATGATTGCGAACACGAACTAG
- a CDS encoding predicted protein, which translates to MIAKQGRGGLMRRSRQSFMSLTSSGSSPPIGGSPASGCRGLKSSDELRQSANSLFLRDKSSSSSSFLNSSPGVNEGVSWPTTLGSISMQDQHSCEIEPGEIGNKPLAHWFLLFAMALHIPGCVNSVVEILELHYHSFPLLVLLGTLPSLAQARKKGGTSLENSTAKAERSNCSMLFHRASSNTTLLAIEEYYCNAHQSDSFRNTAEKTSPPPVCRRPSTHHASQDEWGHFTDFDEDFALREKDFRFAVSVPSPQLIINLGTLQEAEEEE; encoded by the coding sequence ATGATTGCTAAACAAGGAAGGGGTGGACTCATGCGGCGGTCGAGGCAATCTTTCATGTCACTGacctcgtcgggttcatcTCCTCCGATAGGGGGGTCGCCTGCCTCAGGTTGCAGAGGCCTCAAATCCTCGGATGAACTCCGTCAATCAGCCAATTCTCTTTTTTTGCGAGATAAATCTAGCTCCTCGTCATCTTTTTTAAATTCTTCTCCGGGAGTCAACGAAGGAGTCTCATGGCCGACGACATTGGGTTCGATTTCCATGCAGGACCAACACAGCTGCGAAATTGAGCCTGGAGAAATCGGCAACAAGCCGCTGGCCCATTGGTTCCTTTTGTTCGCAATGGCGCTTCATATCCCAGGCTGCGTCAATTCAGTTGTTGAGATTTTAGAGCTGCACTATCATTCATTTCCccttcttgttcttcttggCACTCTTCCTTCTCTGGCCCAGGCTCGGAAGAAGGGTGGAACTTCCCTCGAAAACTCCACCGCAAAGGCTGAACGCTCCAACTGTTCAATGCTCTTTCATAGAGCATCCTCAAACACTACCCTTCTTGCTATTGAAGAGTACTATTGTAATGCCCATCAGTCGGATTCATTCAGGAACACAGCGGAAAAGACATCCCCTCCTCCAGTGTGCCGCAGGCCCTCGACACACCATGCATCGCAAGACGAGTGGGGACATTTCACCGATTTTGACGAAGATTTTGCTCTCCGAGAAAAAGATTTTCGTTTTGCAGTTTCCGTGCCATCACCGCAACTAATAATAAACCTTGGAACTCTTCAAGAagcggaggaggaagagTAA
- a CDS encoding predicted protein: protein MTQVVENEDLFTDIYSDNSTCASSYSTLKNSKDGWRIIDWNKEAVGVLSDESKWTQPSSVDVTVIQDRLVYVKRDDHLRLQGSQIAGNKARKMLALNNLKDFPLCVVSYGGPQSNAMVALAAVVNFQNIKQGIDDHHDPHRCRFIYYTKKLPKFLRNQPTGNLFRAKMLGIEMIELPPEEYRTLFGGKWGANTHAPQGLTPPVPGDSLWIPQGGSSGMAHAGTRLLAQEICEFWSLKGNGRPLSVAIPGGTCSTAVLVHTAIESLQSKLSNDKQMDIKVVVIPCIGDDTYARRQMMALNTQLGNASNDLPTILKPSPFDLATQHNHKHSDKYFTFGEPEKDILETFVYIKEKCDITLDLLYGAPAWAVLLRHWKGKQTSPSVFDANAPFADRSVMYVHSGGIEGVNTQLLRYRYKGLLKTKDVQLPNH from the coding sequence ATGACCCAAGTCGTAGAAAACGAGGATTTGTTTACCGACATTTATTCAGATAACTCGACCTGCGCTTCGTCATATTCTACTTTGAAGAACAGCAAAGATGGATGGCGAATTATAGATTGGAACAAGGAAGCCGTGGGCGTACTTTCTGATGAAAGCAAGTGGACTCAACCATCATCTGTCGATGTTACGGTGATCCAAGACAGGCTTGTTTACGTGAAAAGAGACGACCACCTTCGCCTTCAAGGTTCCCAGATTGCCGGCAACAAAGCACGTAAGATGCTCGCTTTGAACAATCTGAAGGATTTTCCGTTGTGCGTAGTAAGCTATGGTGGACCACAGAGTAATGCAATGGTTGCCTTGGCTGCGGTTGTCAATTTCCAGAATATAAAGCAGGGTATAGACGATCACCACGATCCGCATCGGTGTCGGTTCATATATTACACAAAGAAACTACCCAAGTTTCTCCGAAACCAGCCAACCGGAAATCTTTTCAGGGCAAAGATGTTGGGAATTGAGATGATAGAGCTACCGCCTGAAGAGTACAGAACTTTATTTGGTGGCAAGTGGGGCGCGAATACGCACGCTCCGCAGGGTTTAACTCCTCCTGTCCCTGGTGACTCACTTTGGATCCCACAAGGGGGATCTTCTGGAATGGCTCATGCCGGCACAAGGTTGCTGGCTCAAGAAATATGTGAATTTTGGTCTCTGAAGGGAAATGGGCGTCCACTTTCTGTTGCTATTCCCGGGGGAACATGTTCAACCGCTGTTTTGGTTCACACCGCAATTGAGAGCTTAcagtccaagctttcaaaTGACAAACAAATGGACATTAAAGTTGTTGTAATCCCATGTATTGGTGATGACACCTATGCTAGAAGGCAAATGATGGCACTGAATACACAGCTAGGCAATGCCTCCAATGATCTTCCCACAATATTGAAGCCCTCGCCTTTTGACTTGGCCACCCAACATAATCACAAACATTCTGACAAATATTTCACATTTGGTGAACCAGAAAAGGATATTCTTGAAACATTTGTCTATATAAAGGAGAAGTGTGATATAACTTTGGACTTGCTGTATGGAGCGCCGGCATGGGCGGTCTTGCTCAGGCACTGGAAAGGAAAACAGACTTCCCCATCAGTGTTTGACGCAAATGCGCCATTTGCAGATCGCTCAGTCATGTATGTGCATAGTGGTGGCATTGAAGGCGTTAACACTCAACTATTACGCTACCGGTACAAAGGCCTGCTGAAAACCAAAGATGTTCAACTTCCAAACCACTGA